GACGCTGACACGAAACGTAAAATCGCATTGTTTACCAATGTTGAAGCACGTGCCGTGGTGGTGTGTAAAGATGCACGCTCAATTTACCAAATTCCACGTACGTTCTATGAGCAAAATGTGGATGATCTAATCTGTGAACGTTTTGGTTATAACGACCTTCCTGAAGCTGATTTAACAGATTGGGATAACGTGGTAGAAGCATTGTTGAACCCAGAGTACACCGTACGTGTTGCGATGGTCGGTAAATATGTTGAACTTCCAGATGCATACAAATCTGTAAATGAAGCACTTTTACATGCAGGCGTTAAAAACCGCGTGAAAGTTCAAATTGACTATGTCAATGCTGAAGAGCTTGAAAGCCAAGATGTGACCGAAGTTCTTAAAGATGCTGATGCAATCTTAGTTCCAGGTGGTTTTGGTGAACGTGGTACTGAAGGCAAAATGAAAGCCATTCAGTACGCTCGTGAAAACAAAGTTCCATTCTTGGGTATTTGTTTAGGTATGCAGTTGGCTGTAATCGAGTACGCACGTAACGTTGCGGGCATTACAGATGCAACGTCGACTGAATTTAACCGTTCTACAAAATCACCATTGATTGGTTTAATCACTGAATGGTTAGATGAGCGCGGTGAAGTTCAGCAACGTACAGCTGAGTCTGATCTTGGTGGTACCATGCGTTTAGGTGCTCAAAAATCTGAACTCGTTGAAGGCACCAAGACGCGTGAAGTGTATGGCAATGCTGAAATCATTGAACGTCATCGTCACCGTTACGAAATGAACAACCGTTTCATTCCTGCGCTGGAAGAGAAAGGCATGAAAATTTCAGGTTATTCACCAGTACAACGCTTAGTTGAAACTGTTGAAATTCCTGAACATCCTTGGTTTATTGCGGTACAATTCCACCCAGAATTTACCAGCTCGCCACGTGATGGTCATCCATTGTTTGCAAGCTTCATTGATGCAGCCAAAGCGCAGTTCAAAAAAGCAAAATAAGGTAAGCAGCAAGGCGTGATTTTCACGTCTTGCTTGTTTAGGAATACGAACTAGGAAGTTTAAATGTCGCAACTAAAACCACAAGAAATTGTACGTTTAGGCGATATACACATGGCAAATCACTTGCCATTTGTATTATTCGGCGGAATGAATGTACTTGAGTCTAAAGATTTAGCGTTTGAAATTGCAGAAACCTATATTGATATCTGTACCCGTTTAGATATTCCCTATGTGTTTAAAGCAAGTTTTGATAAAGCCAATCGTTCAAGCTTAACGTCTTTCCGTGGTCCCGGTCTTGAAAAAGGCTTGGAGTGGTTGGCTGACATTAAAAAGCAGTTTAATGTTCCGATCATCACCGATGTACATGAGCCTTATCAAGCTGCACCTGTTGCAGAAGTGGCAGACATTATTCAACTGCCTGCATTTTTAAGTCGTCAAACGGATTTGGTTGAAGCGATGGCAAAAACCAATGCCATTATCAACATCAAAAAAGCACAGTTCCTTGCACCGCATGAAATGCGTCATATTATGAATAAGTGCTTGGAAGCAGGCAATGACAAGCTGATTCTGTGTGAGCGTGGTTCGGCATTTGGTTACAATAACTTGGTTGTTGACATGCTTGGTTTCGATACCATGAAACAGATGAATGTGCCTGTGTTCTTTGATGTGACACATGCGCTTCAAACGCCGGGTGGTCGTGCAGATTCTGCCGGTGGTCGTCGTGCGCAAATTACCACACTGGCACGCGCAGGTATGGCAACAGGTTTGGCAGGGTTGTTCTTAGAAGCACATCCAGATCCAGATCAAGCCAAATGTGATGGTCCTTGTGCACTGCGTATGTCACAACTTGAGCCATTCTTGGCACAATTGAAAGAACTCGATACTTTGGTGAAAGGCTTTAAACAGCTCGACACCCACTAAATTTGTAATACATTGATGCGTCTTTTAGACGCATCGTCTTTATTAATCAACTGAGGAATTGTTCATGAGTCAAATCGTTGACATTCGTGCACGTGAAATTTTGGACTCTCGTGGTAACCCAACCATCGAAGCTGACGTAATCTTAGCCTCTGGCGTAGTTGGCCGTGCATGTGCACCATCTGGTGCTTCAACTGGTTCTCGTGAAGCTTTAGAACTTCGTGATGGCGATAAAGCACGTTACTTAGGTAAAGGTGTTAAAACTGCTGTTAATAACGTGAATACAATCATTCGTGATGCATTGATCGGTAAGTCTGTTTTTGAACAAAAAGACATCGATAACACTATGATCACGCTTGATGGCACTGAAAACAAAGAAAAATTAGGTGCAAACGCAACTCTAGCCGTGTCTTTAGCTGCTGCACGTGCTGCTGCAACTGAAAAGAAAATTCCGCTTTTCCAATACATCGCAGATTTACGTGGTCAATCAATCTTGACCATGCCTGTACCAATGATGAACATCATCAATGGTGGTTCACATGCAGACAACAACGTTGATATTCAAGAATTCATGATCGAGCCAGTTGGCTTTGGTTCATTCTCTGAAGCACTTCGTGCTGGCGCGGAAATTTTCCATTCTTTAAAATCAGTATTAAACAAAAAAGGTTTAAACACTGCTGTTGGTGATGAAGGTGGTTTTGCACCAAACCTTCGTTCAAATGAAGAAGCAATTACGGTTATTCTTGAAGCGATTGGTCAAACTGGCTACAAAGCAGGTTCTGACATCATGCTTGCGCTTGACTGTGCATCTTCAGAATTCTACAAAGATGGTCAATACATTCTTGCAGGTGAAGGCAACAAAGCATTCACAAGCAACCAGTTCTCTGACTACCTTGCAGGTCTTGTAAACCAATACCCAATTATCTCAATTGAAGATGGTTTGGATGAGTCTGATTGGGAAGGATGGTCTTACTTGACTTCAATCCTTGGCGATAAAATCCAATTGGTGGGTGATGACTTATTCGTAACCAATCCTAAGATTTTACAACGTGGTATTAATGAGAAAGTCGGTAACTCTATCTTAATTAAATACAACCAAATCGGTACGTTGACTGAAACTTTAGATGCAATCTACCTTGCGAAAGCAAATGGTTACTCTACTGTAATTTCACACCGTTCAGGTGAGACTGAAGATTCAACCATTGCGGATCTTGCAGTGGGTACAGCAGCGGGTCAAATCAAAACCGGTTCTCTATGCCGTTCTGACCGTGTAGCGAAATATAACCAATTGCTTCGTATTGAAGAATTGACTAATGCTGCTTACCGCGGTAAAGCAGAATTCAAAGGTTTAAACTAATCATTCATGATTAATTTAGATTTAAAAAAACCACTCTGATTAGAGTGGTTTTTTTATTGGTCAGGAATATATTGCTCATGGTCCTGAATTTATACAATTAACTTATATGGATAAAACAAATTAGGTTTATCGTTCAGACAGTTTCAGTCGGATATGCTTAAAGTTAATGCTCATGAATAAGATCAGATCTTTTATATTTTATGGGGTCGCCTGAAATCAGAATAAATAAAATGAGCTGGCTTAATGCTCTGTATATATAACAATTTTAAACAGCGCAGAGATTTAAAAAGAATAGGATATCGACCTTATAATTTGGTCGTTGGTTATTTTTCTTGATTCATAGTGAATGGTGTGAATCAGTGAAGTTAAACTGTAAATTTTCATAAGACTTAAATATGGTATGAAACGTATTATCAGCGAGTATTTTGTTCAGCTTTTTCAGTTTTGCAACAGTTTGAGGTACTTCATAGAAAACATTTCATGTATATTAGTGCATTAATTCAATGCCGTTAAAATAAGACCAAAATTCATGTTAGACGTCTTTAAAACAACTTCGAGTCGAGTGATTCTGGGGATTGCGATCATTATGATCATCGTCCTGCAATATCGCTTTTGGTTTGGTGAGGGGGGGTATTTCCCGCATCAAGCATTACTTCAACAAATCCAACAACAAGTTGAAGCCAACGAAGAGCTCAAAGAGCGTAATCGAATTTTGGCGGCAGAAGTATACGATTTAAAAAATGGCGTTGAAGCCATTGAAGAACATGCCCGTTTAGATTTAGGTCTGATTAAGCCACATGAAACATTTGTACAAATGAGTACGATTAGTAGTAACTATAAACCGATCTATATTGATCCAAATGCGAAAGTAGATGTTCGAACCAATGAAGCGGATTCAGATGCACTCATTACTCAATAATCCTAAGTTATGGGCAATTATCCCAGCAGCGGGTTCAGGCAGTCGATTTTCAAAAACAGCATTAAAGCAATATCAAACTATTCAAAATAAAACCGTTTTAGAGCATACCATTCAACGACTCACAGCGTTGCCACTGAGTGGTTATGTGCTTGCCATTTCTGAACAAGATGATGTGGCGAAAACGTTGAATTTCAATGACCCAGACAAAGCCATGTTTTGTTTGGGTGGTGCTGAACGTGTTGATTCGGTTTTGAATGGTTTGCGGTATTTATCGGACATTGCTTCAGATGAAGATTGGGTGTTTGTACATGATGCAGCTCGTCCATGTGTTTCAATAGAGTGTTTAGAGTGTTTGCTGGCTACCGCCATTGAATCAGATCAAAGTGCAATTTTAGCGATTCCTGTACGCGATACCTTAAAATGTGTATCCGAAACGCATGATATTGAAAAAACGGTGGATCGTAGTCAACTTTGGCAAGCACAAACCCCGCAAATGGCTAAATTAGGTGTCTTAAGAAAAGCGATCGAATTTGCTTTGGAAAAGGGCATAAGTATTACTGATGAAGCCAGCGCTTTAGAAACTTTAGGTAAAACAGTCCAAGTTGTAGCAGGGCGTTCGGATAATATAAAAATTACCTATCCAGAAGATTTAGAGTTGGCTAAATTGATTCTAC
The sequence above is drawn from the Acinetobacter lanii genome and encodes:
- a CDS encoding CTP synthase, encoding MTHFIFVTGGVVSSLGKGISAASVAALLEARGLKVTMVKMDPYINVDPGTMSPFQHGEVFVTEDGAETDLDLGYYERFLRRAKMTKLNNFTSGRVYQDVLNKERRGDYLGGTVQVIPHITDNIKERVLRAGEGYDVAIVEIGGTVGDIESLPFMESVRQLMVELGHKRTMLMHLTLLPYIKSAAELKTKPTQHSVKELLSIGIQPDILICRTEYDVDADTKRKIALFTNVEARAVVVCKDARSIYQIPRTFYEQNVDDLICERFGYNDLPEADLTDWDNVVEALLNPEYTVRVAMVGKYVELPDAYKSVNEALLHAGVKNRVKVQIDYVNAEELESQDVTEVLKDADAILVPGGFGERGTEGKMKAIQYARENKVPFLGICLGMQLAVIEYARNVAGITDATSTEFNRSTKSPLIGLITEWLDERGEVQQRTAESDLGGTMRLGAQKSELVEGTKTREVYGNAEIIERHRHRYEMNNRFIPALEEKGMKISGYSPVQRLVETVEIPEHPWFIAVQFHPEFTSSPRDGHPLFASFIDAAKAQFKKAK
- the kdsA gene encoding 3-deoxy-8-phosphooctulonate synthase, with the protein product MSQLKPQEIVRLGDIHMANHLPFVLFGGMNVLESKDLAFEIAETYIDICTRLDIPYVFKASFDKANRSSLTSFRGPGLEKGLEWLADIKKQFNVPIITDVHEPYQAAPVAEVADIIQLPAFLSRQTDLVEAMAKTNAIINIKKAQFLAPHEMRHIMNKCLEAGNDKLILCERGSAFGYNNLVVDMLGFDTMKQMNVPVFFDVTHALQTPGGRADSAGGRRAQITTLARAGMATGLAGLFLEAHPDPDQAKCDGPCALRMSQLEPFLAQLKELDTLVKGFKQLDTH
- the eno gene encoding phosphopyruvate hydratase, giving the protein MSQIVDIRAREILDSRGNPTIEADVILASGVVGRACAPSGASTGSREALELRDGDKARYLGKGVKTAVNNVNTIIRDALIGKSVFEQKDIDNTMITLDGTENKEKLGANATLAVSLAAARAAATEKKIPLFQYIADLRGQSILTMPVPMMNIINGGSHADNNVDIQEFMIEPVGFGSFSEALRAGAEIFHSLKSVLNKKGLNTAVGDEGGFAPNLRSNEEAITVILEAIGQTGYKAGSDIMLALDCASSEFYKDGQYILAGEGNKAFTSNQFSDYLAGLVNQYPIISIEDGLDESDWEGWSYLTSILGDKIQLVGDDLFVTNPKILQRGINEKVGNSILIKYNQIGTLTETLDAIYLAKANGYSTVISHRSGETEDSTIADLAVGTAAGQIKTGSLCRSDRVAKYNQLLRIEELTNAAYRGKAEFKGLN
- the ftsB gene encoding cell division protein FtsB, producing MLDVFKTTSSRVILGIAIIMIIVLQYRFWFGEGGYFPHQALLQQIQQQVEANEELKERNRILAAEVYDLKNGVEAIEEHARLDLGLIKPHETFVQMSTISSNYKPIYIDPNAKVDVRTNEADSDALITQ
- the ispD gene encoding 2-C-methyl-D-erythritol 4-phosphate cytidylyltransferase gives rise to the protein MHSLLNNPKLWAIIPAAGSGSRFSKTALKQYQTIQNKTVLEHTIQRLTALPLSGYVLAISEQDDVAKTLNFNDPDKAMFCLGGAERVDSVLNGLRYLSDIASDEDWVFVHDAARPCVSIECLECLLATAIESDQSAILAIPVRDTLKCVSETHDIEKTVDRSQLWQAQTPQMAKLGVLRKAIEFALEKGISITDEASALETLGKTVQVVAGRSDNIKITYPEDLELAKLILQSQNV